Genomic window (Oryza sativa Japonica Group chromosome 3, ASM3414082v1):
GTTTGTTGATTTGTGGGTAGTGGAAGTCGATTTGGGGGCTATTATAGCAAAGGGGTTTAAATGGAAAAGTCTAGCTACCGTGGAGGTGTGGATAATCACATCAGCATCGAAGCTGCGTCATCTGCATTTTGGACCTTGGGTGATAGATTAAACCAAGATTGGGGATCAATCTAGATgtgcattttacaagtttacaGACATAGATGATACTCTGGTCCAAGTTTACGGACCGCCCATGTATTATACTCTTTTGATTAAGTCATGTTGGTTGTGGGCAGTGTCAATGTGACTTCTGGAGTAAAAGAGGATCGCATGATGATAACCGGAATGCATACTGTGTCTGATATCTTCTGTGTTGGCTGCGGATCCATTGTTGGATGGAAATATGTAAGATTTGTGATTATTTTATGTTGTCATATATGTTGTATTGCGTAGCATCTAAGTTTTATGGTGCCCCTACTCTAGGAAGCTGCACATGAGAAGAGCCAGAGGTACAAGGAAGGGAAATTTATTTTAGAGAGGTAATCCTCTTAACCTCATATATTGCTTTGCTGTGTTTCAACAAGCTCTACAATTTAACATTAAAGAGTTATGCATCAAGCCGCTTGCCCTTGTATTACTCTGGAATTCAAAACCATATCCCCTTTTTTCGCTAAGCAGGTATAAGGTGTCTGGTCCTGATGGCAGCCACTACTTTGTTACACATGATGCTCATGTTGGGGGAAGCGACGTGGACGACGTATGAAGCACAACTCGACATGCTCAAGCCTTATCCATGTAATCCATGTAAATAACCCAAGTGTTTGTTGGTCTTAGTTACCCGGGGATTTGCTTCCATTCAGAGCAACCCCAGCGTAATTGTTGTCCTAGATGACCTAATATCCTATCATCTTCCTTCAGGAGTTCAGGTTATTATTGGGTGTTACCGTCTGTATATGCATGTAACCAGTGATGCCTGTAGTAGCCCCCTAAAAGCTGTTGTAATCCTGGAATGTATCTCAGGCCCTAATGACTAAATAAAATTCTGCTTCTCAAGAATCTCTCTACATTATACGAGCGTTACATCCTTCAGGTGTTGGAACCAAAATCTGTATCTATTTGGTTCCAATACGCAGCTCTTCTTGACGTTGCTTTTCCTTGGATCGGTTAGTTCTGGCAGGCTATATGCAGTCTCATCGGTTCACATGCAACCGATTATAAATTGTAAgtaaaattttttatttattttcttagaCCCATCTATCTTTCGAAAGCTGGCTCATCTTGAGCATCTCATTAGACCACATGGTGGTGAtaaattttgagataaatctaGAAAAACTATACATGAAAAATagccaaaagaaagaaaaacataaatcCTATAGACTACCCAATTATCTATCATCTTTGATATAAATCTAGAATATCCATAAAAAAACCGAGAAGCAAACAAAATGCACACCATCCATGTTCTAGAGACTTCCCAAAATATCTTTTCGCTttgcatctatctatctatctcatATTGGCTGGTTTAATGTCAGCTGATTGGCTACCCTCACCATCCATTAGTTGAGCGACACGTGGCGAGATACAATCGGTGGAAAGAGGCGAGATACAATCGGTGGAAAGAGCACCAGGTAagaaactctctctctctctataaaaATGGTAAGAAACTCTCTCTCTATAAAAATGGCAAGCACGCAAGTTACTATGGtgaattgtaaaaaaaaagagagagagaaaaaagctCCTCCGTGTGTAGATGGGCCACACGGCACCACAATCCAACAGTGCGTGATCGGACCAATGCAAACAcataaaaaggagaaaagaaaaattaaaaagatgaatttttttttgtaaaattctTTACAAATTATTTGGGACAAGTATCGTTACCACATATCATATGTTTCGAGAAACTAAAAATAATAGATAGAAAAACTAAATGACATAAACCAtttcataaatatatttatttttttcttatattataaaataaataggcaaataatatataaatctTTTAACTTCTAGAAAACACAACAATTATGATAAAACAAAAACTTATGCCGGTGTTAAATTCATATATAGGGTGAAGTATCTGTTGTAACGGTTGCTCATGACCTAGTGAAATTAGAAGAGAATAGTGAAATTAAAAGAGAAGGGAGTGTTAGTTAATAGAGTAAACatgttttatataaaataaaataaacaagtaGAATAAACATACTGCTTGTGGTACTCACTTAAATGATCAATAAAACATCATTCCCTGCATAATTTCTTACCGTATACATTTAGAACATCATATAGATAGTTTAGAGACTATAAGATTACAAGTCATGACTTTTTGTTAGAAAGATTTGGTGTGTGATAAACCAATAACCATACCTCCATCGAACAAAGAATGATTCCATTACGCTTAAAATATTAGctgtaataaaataaaattgaacaAATTAAACAGATGTAAAGAAGAAAATTAAAGGGAAACTTATCGATGATACTACAAGCAAGCATGTTCATCGCCATGCAAACAGTATAAGTGCACGAGTATTGATCAAATAAAGCAGAAGGAAAACGAAACTGTTGAGTGTGTATGTTTTAGTATGTGTGTTCGGCCCAAACAGACTAATATATTAAGCGTGCATATATTATGAACTGATCCTGGAACATTtgctattttgttttttattgttttttacaTCTCACAATAAACTTCCTGGTTACTTTTCATTCATCATAGAGACTTCTGCAGGCTCTTAGCACATTATTTATAGAACCGTCATTAAATCTTGTGACGGAGAATTATTTCAACACAACCTCTAATAGTTGGTGTATTGATTTATCGGTtgattagatctaccacttaAATCGCAACCATTCTTTTACGCTTAATTAGCTATTCataatatttagattgcatcttatgtTGTTCTTGAAGTGTTCTCTCGTTCTAAACTATAGCTTTCTATTTTTTTAGCGTTAAAATGTTAAAACGGTGTGTGTTTTTAAaatggttaattggatccataccaCTGCAAATATGCCAATTAAAAAAATGCCAGTACTATTTAGCATATTGGCTATGTGCCACTCAAAACGGGagaaattagaaccatgccactccatcACATTTTCCGTCAAAAATCCCAATTAGCCCCAACcgcacatgggccccaccttcctcccctctcttctctttccccttcccctctctctccaccactGTAGATGCAGCAGGAACACCCTTCGCCGTCGTCTCGGAGTTGCAATTCCCCCTCGTTGATCTCGCTGCGATGTCGAGGCTGGGCGAGCTCGGCGCCGAGCGCGGCGTCCACGCGCAGTAGGTGTCGGTGGAGGGCGCTGCCGTGGAGGCAGGCTCTGCCACATCGCCAGGTGAGAGGTCGAGGAAGTTGCGGTCGAACACCGGGTACGCAGGCACGATGCGGCCGTGCGCGAAGATGTCGTCGGCCGGCACCAACTTGGCCGCTGATACCGGCGGCGCGAACGCGAAGTCGAGGTCGAAGTCGGACCCGGCACCCTCCGCGTCACCGACGTCGGACGCGGGCGTGACCTCATCTCGACGTCATCGGCGCCGCGGCCGAAGCTGGTTAGCGTGTGGAGGCTGCGTGGCGACTGCGCCATCgcggtggcggctgcggcgcaGGGTGGCATCACGTCGTGTTCCCCTCCACGCGCCCTCCGCGGCGGGATTGGTGGCACCCATGGTTTTAATAGGATCTAGTTCATTTGTTCGTCATCTCTCAATCTTTGTATACCTTCCCAATCGTACTCAGTGCCCACAGGGTACCTGGCAAGCGCAGCAGGGTTTTCAGAGAGCAACTCAACCTGCGAGCAGGAAGAAAACAAGGCATGAGATGAGACACAAGAAGCTCGATCGGAAACAAAGGAGAAGTGCACCTACGAGTCCGACACAAGATGCTCGATCGTTGGTGGCAGTGGCAAGGACCAGCGAGTCCGAGGTGGAGGGCTCGCCGGCGTCCATGGCGGAGAAGCGAATGAAGTGGGAAAGAGATGACGGAGGTGATAGAAAACTGgacgggagtggcatggttccaattttcccatATTCCAGTGGCACATAACCGATATGctgaatagtagtggtattttttaaGTTGGCATATTTGCAGTGGTATGAATACAATTAACCCTTTTTAAAAAccttttatatgaaagttttttaaaagttcaaataaatctattttaagcttataataattaattaatcataagttAATTAATTGCTCTGGTTTCCGCACTATTTAAAAGGTCAGTTGATCTGCGTGAACGAACACAACCTTAGTGACTTAAAGACCAATAAATTAtgataaaattatttataaaatattttttaaatttcaaCTTTTAGCTACAACAGATAAGCTGATCTGGGCCGCCACCAATCCAGCCCAAATCCCTGGAATCAGCATGATGCGCTAGGGAATGATAGTTATATGTACTACATCACGTCAGAAGCGGAAAGGATTCGATGAGGGGCAAGACCACCATGTCCTTGCCGAACTTGCCGGGCATATGATGTTTACTCCACACAACCAAGTTGGTTGCTCTTCTGATTGTGGTGCCTAACTCCAATACCTATCTCTCTCTAAAGAAACACTCTATTTGAGTAGCTTAAAATTCCGAGGAGTTGATAGTTGGTAGACAACTTCTAAGAATCTAAAATAGCTGAATTTCCTAGATTTTAggttttagtttattttgtggATATAGACGGAAAACTAGGCTAATTGAGAAAACTTTTGATTTTGGAAGAAGATGTAGCTGCTAGAAGATCCCTGAGGCTATGATTCATATGGTACTAGCTTGGGGTCTTTGCTTGCATTGGTAGGGCATGCATGTTTCTGAAATGTTGATGATTAAAAGAGACCTGCCAGAGAAACTGATTGGAGAGCAGCATTGGTGGGGGGTTGTTTTTCACCTTGCTACCTAGTCCATCCAACTAGGATTAGTAGCCGAGTTGCAATAGCAAATTGCCCTGTGATTATAAACAAAATTATCCGTGTCACCGGTCGCTCAGGATAACCGAAATCTCTAGCCTGCGCACATGACCCCGTTGTGGCTGGCTTAGCTATACCGTTGCGGAAACACGTGCGCTGCCATGGGTCTTGGGTTATTGTCTCAATCCTACGCTATCAGCATCTCTTCCGCTAATCTCtaactaatctaatctaacagAAAGGCAGAGAGACTGTTCGCAGCATACAACACCACTGGCTATCTGGCGCACctgatcaagaagaatattagtACTCTCCTACTCCAGCCAGCAGTAGCCCGCAGTTTGTGAGAGTTTTGTGTCAACACAGTGCCGCTGTCTGGGTGCGGGCAGGACATGATGACCTCAACTCCTCAAGTAGCACGGCCGGCCCTGCCTGCCTGCCACGCACGGCAGCTCCGCTCTTCCCTGGGATAGGCAGGCCAGCGGCCGGGCCACGCTCTCGTGGTAGGCCAGTGTCGCACTCGCACAAGCAAATAGTAAAGCGAAGCAAAGCAAACCGAGCAGGCAAACTCCCCAATCAATTGCCAACCGAATTTCGAGCAGGTTCGGCTTTTGCTCGGCACCAATCGCTGCATGTGTGCGTGCCAACCCCaaacgcagcagcagcagctcgcgGACCCCCGGAGACCGTGATATCCTCGGCCGCCATCGCGCGCGCGACGGAATTTCGCACCGCGCGCCAGGATGGATGAACCGCCACACCACACCACACGGCCACCGCCTGCCGGGCGCGCGGGGCGCCTGTCCACGCCCACGCTACAGGAGTTTGCCGATCGCGCCCAAATCCCCCGCTGGACCACGCGCGTTTTTACGTGCGCCGTACGCGCGCCCCACGCcgacacaaacacacacacaccccgGCTCGCGCCAAACCAACCGTGGCGCCACCCCCTTCCCCCTTGCGGTGAAAAAACACCGGGGACGCGGATGCGGACACGCGACAGATGCGTCCGCGTCGGAAATTTCGAGAAGtcgagcgagagcgagagcggACGAGACCCCGCCGCGAAAGGGACGCGCACTCATGGCGTCTCCTCTCATCATCTCATGTCATGGGTGGTAGGAGCGATCGGTCTCGTGGTGTTGCGCCGGCGGCTTTGGCTTGGCTCGGACCGATCTGCACGCGGCGGCAGAGGCCGTGGTCGAGTCGTGGAGTCGCCTCGGGAAGCGGCGGTGGGGGGGCTTGTGTGGGCCGGTTTGTTGCTACGGTTTTTTACGTACTCCAGtagtcgtcgtcgtggtcgccgaCCGGGCACTGGTGCGATGCCTGGACGGGGTCGCTATCAGATTTTCCCCACTAGCGTAGATCGTTCGCGCGATACGCTTCTTTGTGCCGGAGTGGTTAACCTTTTGCCATGTAAAACTACTAAGCTTGGGTAAGGTTTGGTAAACTGATATGGTACTTTATTAGTGAGAGATTTATGGATATTTtgttatgtgtgtgtgtatatgggTGGTCTAGCTGGAAGTACTTCCTTTTGACAGCTTCTCAACTCAAGCGGCACGAGCTTCACCGGAGTAGATGAGATGCTACTGTTTGTctgagaaagaagagaaaactATGGTGGCTCGAGGAGTGTACTTGATTTGACAACACGCCTGCCGGTACATTTTCTGCTGGAAAAGAGGTTTATTTGACATTTTCTTTGAGAAAAATGGTCAGATCTGCTTAAACATCCTTTGTGAAGGACATCAAAGATCTGTGCCTAATTTCTGCTGTCATGGAAATTAATGCGCAAATGAATCAACTGACTCTCAACTTTTTTGAGGAATGATTCGGTTTCCCATGCCTAACTTCAAATATAGAAACTGCCTTTTTCAAAGATTTGTGTTCCCTTTGATATAGCGTAAAATTAATCCATATCATTACAAAATCCGtcctactagaaaaaaaaatcattactaTTAACGAAAACTGTAGCGGGAAGGAGGAGGATACAACTGCTGCTCAATATCGATAGTACAACGAGCATGCAACAGTGGCGGCCGACGTAGAAGGGGGAGGATGTGCAACGACAGCGAGCTCGACATGGCGGTGGCCAAATCTCGGAGATGGCAAGTCCGGCAACGGTTTTTACCACAGCACAAGCATATTTACCGGTGCCGTTGAGCTCATCAATGTGCTAACGAGGTCTCCGAACGGTGGCAAGCTCGTCGCAGCAccattgatgttttttttttcctctctataGTTTGGAGGAGAAGATGCCTGGAAACGTGACAACGATAATTCAAATTTTAGGAGTTTTCACTGGCACACAACATGTTTAGCGAATAGTAGTGATATTTTTCTAATACAGTAAATTTATAGTTCctagaaaaaatatccgtgcgttgcaacggataaatgctattttaattttataattgttATAAGGTTTAGTTAGGTAAAATTCACAGTGAGAATTCGcttgaatatttttttaggaAATCGTGAGCTGCAATTAGTAGTCCGTATTTCATCTAAAGTTagcatgagtttttttttaaaaaaaatgatttgttatacgactccttttgtatttccaaaaacaaacgagcataaaatccaactcaaacacatacatgtattttcaaaagtgaacgaacttaaaaaccaactcaaatgcggatgacgtaccaaaatactggTAAAAGCATCTTTAATTTctataatagtatatatatgaATCAAATTTATCTTtgatattaaatataaacgggAAGTTTCTGTatgaaaaatagacttttaGTTTTGGTGTTCACTTAATCGATACCATAAGAATTAATAATACACTTTTAAGTTTTTAACCAAATCTTTACTCTTCTCGTCTAGTCAACTCATACAACATATCCACAGGCAACATCTGTGTTTAATAAGAgttttgtaagaaaaaaaaataatacatatagCATTCTTCATATCCCAAATTAAAATGGCTATCAACACTGTGCAATAATACGTTCAATTGCTGTAAACGACAAGGTTGTACCCAACCCCTTTAAAAAGCGAATAGGTGATAATAACCTCTTCCTACAAAATGTAGTACTACTACCAAACTTTCTTCATATTTCTAGTACTCATACTAGAAAAACTTTGGtaactaactaattaattaattaattaaggatatTCTATGTGCCTAGCACTGTTAACccgttttttgttttttcactcCCTGTTTAACCACAGTCCCACACCCGCCGGTTATAATTGCTGCGGATAGAGatagagggagaaagagagtgCGTACTGCGGGAACTCCGAAAGTCTCCACACCCACCACTCGCTTTCTCTCTCATCACTTTCCCCTTTTTTTACTGCCCCCCTTCTTCCCCCAccccctctcgctctctctcgctTCCGCGCCCCATGCTTCTCCTCCCCCAGCAATCGCGAGAAGCAGGCTAGATCAGGGCGCGCGGTCTTTGCCTTCTCCCCCGAACGCCTCGGCAAGCGAGAGGCGCGCGCCGTTCTTGGTTGGGAGGTTTGTGGGattcttttatttgtttttatagCGGGATCTTTGGTgctttctcccccccccccccccccgatttGCCTCGCCATGGGGGCTGCGGAGATCTTCGGGCCGATTCGGTCGATGCTGGCGTGGTGAGATGGTTTGCCGCATcgcgagctgctgctgctgctgcgaggttATTAAGGTCAGTTTGGGGCTTTCCCTTTTCTGCTCCCTCCGATCTAGCGGGTGGTGTTTTTTTTGCTTTGCGTTTCTTGGCTCGGTGGAGGTCTCATGATCTAAGGGGAAGATTTGGGGTTTTGGGGAGGAGATTTTTGGTGGGGTTTTGGGGGGATTTGTTTGCGTGTTTACGCTTCCATTTTTGTAGCGTCGGTTCTGGTTATGTGCATCCGATTCGGTTGGTTTCTAGTCCATTTCTTGTGCTGTTTTTGGACTCCCTTGACTGGTTTCTTGACTGATGTTTTTGCTGATGG
Coding sequences:
- the LOC4333809 gene encoding protein yippee-like, with protein sequence MGRLFVMHLEGKVYSCKHCHTHLGLSSDIISKSFHCKHGKAYLFNKVVNVTSGVKEDRMMITGMHTVSDIFCVGCGSIVGWKYEAAHEKSQRYKEGKFILERYKVSGPDGSHYFVTHDAHVGGSDVDDV